A part of Phoenix dactylifera cultivar Barhee BC4 chromosome 2, palm_55x_up_171113_PBpolish2nd_filt_p, whole genome shotgun sequence genomic DNA contains:
- the LOC103716873 gene encoding F-box protein At4g00755-like isoform X2: MEKCWDLLEWLGPDTSTTVFMCLDNAADLVRASAVSRSWRRFVVASGFSKNLCLRICPEASNFTHVTKVSSSQKAVEVGSSTAIEWESLEREHRVYAYLSCCLVSSKGKRDCIVEAIRASSTDNYPLESIDNTLEPRDEVDWRPSYWSSGGQVDPEVPETLTYRLISKLCIIDEIKVQPFKAFFQFGDPIYSAKSVRFRMGHSRLLQGTGTSVTEGYAKSHGAGNDNYNWTYVSPEFPMVQENVLQSFKLPRPVICIGGIVQIELLGRVQKQTVDNMYYIW; the protein is encoded by the exons ATGGAGAAATGCTGGGATCTCCTGGAATGGCTGGGGCCGGACACGTCGACGACCGTGTTCATGTGCCTGGACAATGCGGCCGATCTCGTGCGCGCCAGCGCTGTGTCTCGATCCTGGCGCCGATTTG TTGTTGCGAGCGGTTTTAGCAAAAATCTGTGCCTAAGAATTTGCCCGGAGGCATCAAATTTTACTCATGTTACCAAAGTAAGCAGTTCACAAAAGGCTGTGGAAGTTGGATCTAGCACTGCTATTGAATGGGAAAGCCTGGAGAGGGAGCACAGGGTATATGCATATTTGAGTTGCTGCCTCGTTTCATCTAAGGGCAAAAGGGATTGCATTGTTGAGGCCATTAGGGCTTCCAGCACTGATAATTATCCACTTGAGAGCATTGATAATACACTGGAACCAAGAGACGAAGTTGACTGGAGGCCTTCTTACTGGTCAAGTGGGGGACAAGTAGATCCTGAAGTACCTGAAACTTTAACTTACAGGCTAATTTCCAAGTTATGCATCATTGATGAAATAAAAGTACAGCCTTTTAAAG CATTCTTTCAGTTTGGTGATCCTATATATTCAGCAAAATCTGTGCGTTTTCGGATGGGTCATTCCAGGCTATTGCAAGGGACCGGAACTTCTGTCACAGAGGGGTATGCAAAAAGTCATGGAGCTGGTAATGACAACTACAACTGGACGTATGTTTCGCCAGAATTTCCAATGGTGCAG GAAAATGTTTTGCAATCTTTCAAGCTTCCACGCCCAGTTATCTGTATAGGTGGAATAGTGCAGATTGAGCTGCTCGGTAGAGTCCAGAAACAAACAGTGGATAATATGTATTACATTTGGTGA
- the LOC103716873 gene encoding F-box protein At4g00755-like isoform X1, with amino-acid sequence MEKCWDLLEWLGPDTSTTVFMCLDNAADLVRASAVSRSWRRFVVASGFSKNLCLRICPEASNFTHVTKVSSSQKAVEVGSSTAIEWESLEREHRVYAYLSCCLVSSKGKRDCIVEAIRASSTDNYPLESIDNTLEPRDEVDWRPSYWSSGGQVDPEVPETLTYRLISKLCIIDEIKVQPFKAFFQFGDPIYSAKSVRFRMGHSRLLQGTGTSVTEGYAKSHGAGNDNYNWTYVSPEFPMVQENVLQSFKLPRPVICIGGIVQIELLGRVQKQTVDNMYYICVCHVQVIGSPLSPPFLC; translated from the exons ATGGAGAAATGCTGGGATCTCCTGGAATGGCTGGGGCCGGACACGTCGACGACCGTGTTCATGTGCCTGGACAATGCGGCCGATCTCGTGCGCGCCAGCGCTGTGTCTCGATCCTGGCGCCGATTTG TTGTTGCGAGCGGTTTTAGCAAAAATCTGTGCCTAAGAATTTGCCCGGAGGCATCAAATTTTACTCATGTTACCAAAGTAAGCAGTTCACAAAAGGCTGTGGAAGTTGGATCTAGCACTGCTATTGAATGGGAAAGCCTGGAGAGGGAGCACAGGGTATATGCATATTTGAGTTGCTGCCTCGTTTCATCTAAGGGCAAAAGGGATTGCATTGTTGAGGCCATTAGGGCTTCCAGCACTGATAATTATCCACTTGAGAGCATTGATAATACACTGGAACCAAGAGACGAAGTTGACTGGAGGCCTTCTTACTGGTCAAGTGGGGGACAAGTAGATCCTGAAGTACCTGAAACTTTAACTTACAGGCTAATTTCCAAGTTATGCATCATTGATGAAATAAAAGTACAGCCTTTTAAAG CATTCTTTCAGTTTGGTGATCCTATATATTCAGCAAAATCTGTGCGTTTTCGGATGGGTCATTCCAGGCTATTGCAAGGGACCGGAACTTCTGTCACAGAGGGGTATGCAAAAAGTCATGGAGCTGGTAATGACAACTACAACTGGACGTATGTTTCGCCAGAATTTCCAATGGTGCAG GAAAATGTTTTGCAATCTTTCAAGCTTCCACGCCCAGTTATCTGTATAGGTGGAATAGTGCAGATTGAGCTGCTCGGTAGAGTCCAGAAACAAACAGTGGATAATATGTATTACATTTG TGTGTGCCATGTTCAAGTGATTGGAAGCCCACTTTCGCCTCCTTTCCTCTGCTGA
- the LOC103698736 gene encoding F-box protein PP2-A13-like: MGAGVSSIMGPEGDGGGHETGLGDLPESCVAAVLLHLDPPEICRLARLGRAFRGAASADFVWETKLPRNYRCLMGLVENEKSKKRHLSKKEIFARLCRPNPFDGGTKEFWLEKCRGGLCMSISSKALLITGIDDRRYWNYIPTEESRFQAVAYLQQIWWFEVDGEIDFCFPAGTYSLFFRLHLGRPSKRLGRRICSSEHVHGWDIKPVRFQLSTSNGQHALSQCYLDEPGSWILYHVGDFVVENSGIPTKLKFSMTQIDCTHTKGGLCVDSVLIYPRGLRQKKIFTTRM, encoded by the exons ATGGGGGCGGGGGTGTCGAGCATCATGGGGCCAGAGGGGGACGGAGGAGGACACGAGACGGGGCTGGGGGACCTGCCGGAGAGCTGCGTGGCGGCGGTGCTGCTGCACCTCGACCCGCCGGAGATCTGCCGGCTGGCGCGGCTCGGCCGGGCGTTTCGAGGGGCGGCATCGGCGGACTTCGTGTGGGAGACGAAGCTCCCCAGGAATTATCGTTGTCTGATGGGGCTGGTGGAGAATGAGAAGAGCAAGAAGAGGCATcttagcaagaaggaaatcttcgcCCGGCTGTGCCGGCCAAATCCCTTCGACGGGGGAACCAAG GAATTCTGGCTGGAGAAGTGTAGGGGTGGTCTTTGCATGTCGATTTCTTCAAAGGCTCTGTTGATTACGGGGATCGATGATCGGAGATACTGGAATTACATTCCCACGGAGGAATCCAG ATTCCAAGCAGTTGCATATCTTCAGCAAATCTGGTGGTTTGAAGTGGATGGGGAAATCGACTTCTGCTTCCCAGCTGGTACGTACAGTCTTTTCTTCCGGCTCCATCTAGGCCGGCCCTCCAAGCGACTTGGCCGTAGAATATGTAGTTCCGAGCACGTCCATGGGTGGGATATAAAACCTGTGCGGTTTCAGCTGTCAACGTCAAATGGCCAGCATGCTCTATCCCAGTGTTATTTAGACGAGCCTGGGAGTTGGATCCTTTACCATGTAGGAGATTTTGTTGTAGAGAACTCCGGCATACCTACCAAACTCAAATTCTCAATGACACAAATTGATTGTACACATACAAAAGGTGGTCTTTGTGTTGACTCTGTCTTGATATATCCCAGGGGACTTAGGCAGAAAAAGATTTTTACCACCCGTATGTAA